Part of the Mercenaria mercenaria strain notata chromosome 8, MADL_Memer_1, whole genome shotgun sequence genome is shown below.
ACAAACACAGGATCTGTAGCGCCATACAGGTTGGCTCTATTTTCAACACCATTTATTGGACAAACACGATTTGTAGCACAATATAGGTTGACTTTACTTTCAACACTGTCCATTGTCCACAACATGTAGCCTCTAATAGATTTGCTCCACTTATCAACACCATCCGCTGAACAAACACAGGATCTGTAGCATCTTACAGGTTAGCTCTTCTAATCAACACCATCCATTGAACAAACACTTGACCTGCAGTGTCTAATAGGTAGGCTCTATAGTGGCTAATAGAACCCAGGCAAACATTGGAACAACCAGGTTGTCTATCTGACTGGTGAATGCTTCCAGCAGTGAAATAAGAGCAAGACAAAATATCATCTCCATGGAAACAACTGCTCCAGGAATGTCTGAAATACCAATAGGCAGAATAAAGTCACTGATAACTTGTACTATGGCAAAATGATGTTAAAGTCTGCGATGTGATTTGGAGTTGAGTATAATTCTTACAAACACTAATCTTTctacaattatacatgtacaaatggaAGTTATCATTTCTACCTTTAAATAAAAGGATAATTTCAGGTTTCTTCtgtagaaaaaataacattttgggCTTAACATCAATGACAATTAATCATTTCTAGCAttacatttaatgaaaatgttcatttatgGATTAAAATATAGATGATTTATGATCATTTTTGGCTTAACATTCAAGTGTCAATATATATGACTGTCACAGCAAATAACTTTTGGATTTTAAAATACTCAACACCACTTgtcaattttcacagttttgacTGATTCAGGAGCCATAATTCCGCAACTACAAAGACTATCCAGCTGCTTATCAAACTTGGCAAAGATAAAATGCCTATAAAGTTTGCTGAACACTGGGTAATAACTTTTGACTTATTAAGCAAACACtgttaatgttttcaattttgagcaattcaagtgccataactcaGGAGTGACTGGGGCTTTCCAatttacagtaaacctcacttataaggaactcggatataaggaacactcggttataaggaacaattttcaaTTCCCCAATCTAAtaccttctttattcaatgtaaaaatcctcgattatagggaactcggttataaggaacactcgcttataaggaacactttttccagtcccaaagtacaaaattcaatggaaaacccctcagTTATAGCTAACAGACATAGAGTATAAGaattattgaaaaccggaaataaacaggagaatcgcggatgacgtcagagtaacatCGGCATTTTTacgcgctttcatgcacatgaataaacacaaattatttcatttctatgatctttagtttgttaattcacggatacgataaaaagaaaatatataatatcatcaaattACCAAATACTAGACAAAAGAAGACTTATATTCTCAAGATTATGTCTGAGAGCTACAtttattaggtatttcatgttaacggtagtgaacgaaaatcagtcacggtcatatcctaaataaatgtgctaatcaCACacgattaacaatggcaaacagttcagtttaccaaatttctaattataaaaattatagcaggtgctaaaatggacaatagcaaaactataggtataatttacactttaatctgTATGTATGGCaccgttgtctagtcgtaatacactgcatgtcataaacaccctacttttagattttaatgggtagtctaatttaatatttttgtaataaaaaatttaacatttgttcTAAATTAGTATTGATgtctattcacataacatgcgGTCAAGCAAAGTAAGGtgagtaactgcaacatatctgATAGTCATcatgtagcgctctctaaaaagaagatagaaataaccgacaaaaataaactaaaattacaGTCATTCTTATCGACGAACATGTTGgcttgtttcgggtttaacgccgcgtttcaacactatttcagtcatatacatgcaggcagtttaccttaccatctctccaggaaagggCTGGTACTAGAAACAAAACGTTCTCACATGAGGACTCAAGGccggcccggagtgtgaacacatagcccttatcaaacgtcagtcaaatagtgttcgctatacaaattgtgttcgctatacaaacctcggttacgaGGAACTAGTTCCCTAtatggatataaggaacctcggttataaggaacaatttttagaggtcccaagctgttccttataagtgaggtttactgcacctgaaatattatgcccataaccattgtgaccaagtttggtggacaCTGTGTTTATACAAACTGAATgaaagtaaaacatttgatcacTTACTGCCAAATGACAAGAGTTGTACAGCTATAATCTGTGATATAAAAGCAGCAGATGTTCCCTCTATAGACTTCTTTCTACCTGTAATAATTAAACTGGGACAATGATACAAGTATAAAAAGCAGGCTTGTTAAGAATTATTTTTCTTGCGAGGAAAATGTAAAAGGAAATAAACTGTCTACGAGATGATCCCAAAGAAACATGCAATACAGAGGTGGTACAATGGTTTACGTGTTATCTGCTCAGTTTGGAGGTTATTGGTTTGAACATATTGATGTAGCAACTACATttcctttaagttttttttttcaagactggGGAACTAAAGAATGTCTGAAGTACCTTTAAGCTTTATGTAATTTGAGACATCAGAAAACAtgaaatatcatcaaaatatGTTGCCAAATGATATTTCAAACTCTTAATATgctatttgtaaaacacatatgcccctaCCCCATTGATGATGGCTTGCTGAAGATATCTGAGTCCCGCACTCCCTTGATGGCCTGCTGAAGGTGACCTGGTCCTCCTTTTCCCATTGTGGCCTAATAAATGTCAATGTACCCTCAATTCCCATGATGGCATGTGAAAGTTACTGTCCCTACTCCTTCTCCCATGATGGCCTATGGCTTTTACTGACCCCAACTCCCATGATGACCTGTGAAGGTAACTGCACCCAATTTTTATGATAGCCTAAGAAGGTAACTACGCCCTCGCCCATAGTGGCCTGTTGAAGGTAATAGCTTCCCCCGATTCCCATTAAGGCTTGCTGAGAGTAATTGGGTATCTTCAACTTATTTGATGGCCTGTGAAGATAACTGCCCTTCACACTCTTCTGACAGTCTGTTGAAGGTAACTGGGTCCTGCACTCCCATGAATTACCGAAGGTAACTGggcctatttttttttcagtcacaagAAAGCTTTAACCTTTGCCCAAATAACACCAAAAACTTAGTGGTCATCTACAAACTAAGGCattcatcttatgaagtttggcTGCTGTAGGTCAAAGCATGACTGACCAGCACTTGTCTTTAAAGAGAGGCATAAAAACGTTGCTCATTTTTACTgggatatttttataaattttttaacttGTCTGTACTAACGCAAGATGAAGCTTTGACCATatctaaaatgcattttttctgcCAAGAATCATTATGACACAAAGAAGATGTACTTACCTGGCCATTTATGTCTGCCAAATTTTCTACCAATAACAGATGCAATGCCATCACCGACACCCACTGAGATCAGTCCTGCATACATTGACAGGGAACAAGGTGGTCCTGTAATATTCACTTAAAGTGAACTTTTCCCAACATGCCAAATGTTTGTCGCTACTGATAGGGtgaatttcatttcaatatattaatCCAAACTCAAGTTATTAAGCAGATGAGTCTGAGGCTGTCTAGCTGTCTTCCAAATGACATCTGCCAGTGTAATAACATGGTTTATAGAAACCTGGTTTATGAATAAAATTACATGCAAAATTAACACTTACTTTGCTGCTTATAGTTCCACCATAAAGGCAAAGAACAGCCCAGGAGGAGGTATATAGGGGTCAATATAAGGTCACCAGTATCCTGTTCATCAAGAAAAACCCAGAGGTACTCATCCAGTATAGGTCCAAAAGGTTGTAATTTCAACACCCTGATTACCTGTAATtccaattaaataaatataaatcagCCTGTATCAGTTTATTCATGAGAATATATTAACTTTAATGTTAGTAACAGCAAACCCAAAATACATAGTAAAGATAAAAATGTTTGACTGCCAAATTCTTATCTAATCAAACACTGATGCTGTGCATCAAAACCTGAATCAAGTGGTCACCTGTCTTTAGTGGACCCTGTCAGTCAGTGCATTATGTGACCATGTTAAAGAGGTTAGATTGTCCAATTTTAATGTGACAGTGGTTTAGCttatatttctgaaataattttgatCAAATCGACTGAGTCTATACCTCTATTATAGTTATCAATGACCAACGTCACTGAGTTTACACATCTTGAATTATCACTGATCAATTTGACTGAGTTTATACCTCTACAATTATCAATGACCAATGTGACAGAAGTTTTACCTCTAGAATGATCAGTACAGCAGCAATGACAATTGAGGCGAGGTACAACAAGTTGGGGCACAGCATCAACCCCGGAACATATACACATATCATAGCAACATGGAAGAACTTCCGTACTGATGTCGCATCCTCACTCCCTGATGTTTTCTCTTTCAACTTTTTGCTTCTCTGAGATTCGAACTGTTTAGAAATATTTGTGGTTTTCCCTTCCATTTCTTGAGTAagaatttgtttgtatttttcctCAGTGTCTGTATCATTGTGTGATTGTGTAGTGGTAACATGTTCATATACTGAAGTGTCTTTACTTGTCATTTCTGAGGGTTGACTAGACAATTTTTTGCAAAGTATTTCTGATGGcttgtttccatggaaacacaCCAGCATAATACTGCTTATAAGCCAAAGAAACCACCAGCTCAGAAGGACTGCCTGAAATCAAATAAACTGGCATTTATTTTCACATTACAGTAAAACAACTTATTATACATGAGAACCTTATTTGAGCTCATATACTAGAGTTTCATTCCAGACCAATTCATCTTTCCTGAAAATTGAACAATATACATACAGTATATCCCAAATTTCAAATGCATGTCAGCTTTCCATTTTCATACAGTTACAAATTCAAAATTTCGTAAGTACACAAAATGAGACGTTTGGTGACAATTCAAATCTTTTTACATCAGTACTCTATTGATATTTTCACTCCAAACAGTATTTCAAGTAAGGAAAGGCAGCTGGATATATCCTCAAACCTTCGGCAAGCCAGCAACATGGCTTCCTCAAAATTCAATCTTTTACCATAAAGCAGTGATGGGCAAAATCCTATAATCAGTATGTTTTAATATGGCAATAAAATGATGATTTAATATAGTGTGAAACAGACCATTAGATAAGTGACTCCAAGATATAAAACCAACTACTTACCGATATATTTGTTGCTACAACATTATTCAGTAAACTGTGTATATCAGTCATTTCAAGATAGAGGACACACACAGCCAGTAGATATACCAGTCCTATCACTGCCATCACAGGCCACAACCACACGGCTGGGCACTGCTTCTTAGATAGGACATACAGGGATAACACTGCTAGCTGTAAACCGAAATACACCATCTGCAATTACAAACACAAACTGTTACTTCTATTTTTAGgatcaaacatttttcatgaaggttttgtatTTAAAACGAAAGCAAaagtatataatattacaaaattattcgAGCAAATCTGAGAGagaaccttaaaatgatgctacagaacatGTTGAATGATCAATCAAGCGATTCAAGAGAAAAGCACActttaacatttttctattttagctatgGTAGCCTcttaagtgcccccatttgaagaaATCAAACATTAGACTTTATGCTAcggaccaagtttgatgaagatccatcaaacgcTTCATGAAAAGAATAAGTTGTTTCAAGGTATCTCTATATTTAGCTAAAGTGACCGCAAAAAGGGGCTAAATACCCTCAGCTGAACAAAACGAAgcgaggaccttataatgatgtggaacaagtCTGATGacgatccatcaagcagttcaatagaacaagttgtttaaagataCTTTTAATTTTAGCTCTAACAGCCCCTAAGAAGGGCCATGTGCCCCAATCTGAATACATTTGatagaagaccttataatgacgcTACAGTTTGATCAAGTGCTTCATGAGA
Proteins encoded:
- the LOC123566359 gene encoding dolichol kinase-like, with translation MVYFGLQLAVLSLYVLSKKQCPAVWLWPVMAVIGLVYLLAVCVLYLEMTDIHSLLNNVVATNISAVLLSWWFLWLISSIMLVCFHGNKPSEILCKKLSSQPSEMTSKDTSVYEHVTTTQSHNDTDTEEKYKQILTQEMEGKTTNISKQFESQRSKKLKEKTSGSEDATSVRKFFHVAMICVYVPGLMLCPNLLYLASIVIAAVLIILEVIRVLKLQPFGPILDEYLWVFLDEQDTGDLILTPIYLLLGCSLPLWWNYKQQRPPCSLSMYAGLISVGVGDGIASVIGRKFGRHKWPGRKKSIEGTSAAFISQIIAVQLLSFGNIPGAVVSMEMIFCLALISLLEAFTSQIDNLVVPMFAWVLLATIEPTY